The proteins below are encoded in one region of Lagenorhynchus albirostris chromosome 7, mLagAlb1.1, whole genome shotgun sequence:
- the VCP gene encoding transitional endoplasmic reticulum ATPase isoform X3, which translates to MYYPSMTRWKASLAISLRFTLSRTSWKLIDPSGKDEEESLNEVGYDDIGGCRKQLAQIKEMVELPLRHPALFKAIGVKPPRGILLYGPPGTGKTLIARAVANETGAFFFLINGPEIMSKLAGESESNLRKAFEEAEKNAPAIIFIDELDAIAPKREKTHGEVERRIVSQLLTLMDGLKQRAHVIVMAATNRPNSIDPALRRFGRFDREVDIGIPDATGRLEILQIHTKNMKLADDVDLEQVANETHGHVGADLAALCSEAALQAIRKKMDLIDLEDETIDAEVMNSLAVTMDDFRWALSQSNPSALRETVVEVPQVTWEDIGGLEDVKRELQELVQYPVEHPDKFLKFGMTPSKGVLFYGPPGCGKTLLAKAIANECQANFISIKGPELLTMWFGESEANVREIFDKARQAAPCVLFFDELDSIAKARGGNIGDGGGAADRVINQILTEMDGMSTKKNVFIIGATNRPDIIDPAILRPGRLDQLIYIPLPDEKSRVAILKANLRKSPVAKDVDLEFLAKMTNGFSGADLTEICQRACKLAIRESIESEIRRERERQTNPSAMEVEEDDPVPEIRRDHFEEAMRFARRSVSDNDIRKYEMFAQTLQQSRGFGSFRFPSGNQGGAGPSQGSGAGTGGSVYTEDNDDDLYG; encoded by the exons ATGTACTACCCATCGATGACACGGTGGAAGGCATCACTGGCAATCTCTTTGAGGTTTACCTTAAGCCGTACTTCCTGGAAGCTTATCGACCCATCCGGAAAG GATGAGGAAGAGTCTTTGAATGAAGTGGGCTATGATGACATTGGTGGCTGCCGGAAGCAGCTAGCTCAGATAAAGGAGATGGTGGAGCTGCCCCTGAGACATCCTGCTCTCTTTAAGGCAATTGGTGTGAAG CCTCCTCGGGGAATCCTGCTCTATGGACCTCCAGGGACTGGAAAGACCCTGATTGCTCGAGCTGTGGCGAATGAGACTGGCGCCTTCTTCTTTTTGATCAATG GTCCTGAGATCATGAGCAAGTTGGCTGGTGAGTCTGAGAGCAACCTTCGTAAAGCCTTTGAAGAGGCTGAGAAGAATGCTCCTGCTATTATTTTCATTGATGAGTTGGATGCCATTGCtcccaaaagagaaaaa ACCCATGGGGAGGTGGAGCGGCGTATCGTATCACAGTTGTTGACCCTCATGGATGGCCTAAAGCAGAGAGCCCATGTCATTGTTATGGCAGCAACCAATAGACCCAACAGCATTGACCCAGCCCTACGACGATTTG GTCGCTTTGACAGGGAGGTGGATATTGGAATCCCTGATGCTACAGGACGCTTGGAAATTCTTCAGATCCACACCAAGAACATGAAGCTGGCAGATGATGTGGACCTTGAGCAG GTAGCCAATGAAACTCATGGGCATGTGGGCGCTGACTTAGCAGCCCTGTGCTCGGAGGCTGCTCTGCAAGCCATCCGCAAGAAGATGGACCTCATTGACCTAGAGGACGAGACCATCGATGCTGAGGTCATGAACTCCCTGGCAGTTACTATGGATGACTTCCGA tGGGCCCTGAGCCAGAGCAACCCGTCAGCACTGCGGGAAACTGTGGTAGAGGTACCACAGGTGACCTGGGAGGACATTGGGGGCCTGGAGGATGTCAAACGTGAACTTCAGGAGCTGGTCCAG TATCCTGTGGAGCACCCAGACAAATTCCTCAAGTTTGGTATGACACCTTCCAAAGGAGTACTGTTCTATGGACCTCCTGGTTGTGGGAAAACCTTGCTGGCCAAAGCCATTGCTAATGAGTGCCAGGCCAACTTCATCTCCATCAAGGGTCCTGAGCTGCTCACCATGTGGTTTGGGGAGTCTGAGGCCAACGTCAGAGAAATCTTTGACAAG GCCCGCCAAGCTGCCCCCTGTGTACTGTTCTTTGATGAGCTGGATTCGATTGCCAAGGCCCGTGGTGGCAACATTGGAGATGGTGGTGGGGCTGCTGACCGAGTCATCAACCAGATCCTGACAGAAATGGATGGCATGTccacaaaaaaaaatgtgtttatcaTTGGCGCTACCAACCGGCCTGACATCATTGATCCTGCCATTCTGCGACCTGGCCGCCTTGATCAGCTCATCTACATCCCACTTCCTGATGAGAAGTCCCGTGTTGCCATTCTCAAGGCCAACCTGCGCAAGTCCCCAGTTGCCAAG GATGTGGATTTGGAGTTCCTGGCTAAGATGACTAATGGCTTCTCTGGAGCTGACTTGACAGAGATTTGCCAACGTGCTTGCAAGCTGGCCATCCGTGAATCGATCGAGAGTGAGATCAGGCGAGAACGGGAGAGGCAGACCAACCCATCAGCCATG GAGGTAGAAGAGGATGATCCAGTGCCTGAGATCCGCCGAGATCACTTTGAGGAAGCCATGCGCTTTGCTCGCCGTTCTGTCAGTGATAATGACATCAGGAAGTACGAGATGTTTGCTCAGACCCTTCAACAGAGTCGGGGCTTTGGCAGCTTCAG ATTCCCTTCAGGAAACCAAGGTGGAGCTGGCCCCAGTCAGGGCAGTGGTGCTGGCACAGGTGGCAGTGTGTACACGGAAGATAACGACGATGACCTGTATGGCTAA
- the VCP gene encoding transitional endoplasmic reticulum ATPase isoform X1, which yields MASGADSKGDDLSTAILKQKNRPNRLIVDEAINEDNSVVSLSQPKMDELQLFRGDTVLLKGKKRREAVCIVLSDDTCSDEKIRMNRVVRNNLRVHLGDVISIQPCPDVKYGKRIHVLPIDDTVEGITGNLFEVYLKPYFLEAYRPIRKGDIFLVRGGMRAVEFKVVETDPSPYCIVAPDTVIHCEGEPIKREDEEESLNEVGYDDIGGCRKQLAQIKEMVELPLRHPALFKAIGVKPPRGILLYGPPGTGKTLIARAVANETGAFFFLINGPEIMSKLAGESESNLRKAFEEAEKNAPAIIFIDELDAIAPKREKTHGEVERRIVSQLLTLMDGLKQRAHVIVMAATNRPNSIDPALRRFGRFDREVDIGIPDATGRLEILQIHTKNMKLADDVDLEQVANETHGHVGADLAALCSEAALQAIRKKMDLIDLEDETIDAEVMNSLAVTMDDFRWALSQSNPSALRETVVEVPQVTWEDIGGLEDVKRELQELVQYPVEHPDKFLKFGMTPSKGVLFYGPPGCGKTLLAKAIANECQANFISIKGPELLTMWFGESEANVREIFDKARQAAPCVLFFDELDSIAKARGGNIGDGGGAADRVINQILTEMDGMSTKKNVFIIGATNRPDIIDPAILRPGRLDQLIYIPLPDEKSRVAILKANLRKSPVAKDVDLEFLAKMTNGFSGADLTEICQRACKLAIRESIESEIRRERERQTNPSAMEVEEDDPVPEIRRDHFEEAMRFARRSVSDNDIRKYEMFAQTLQQSRGFGSFRFPSGNQGGAGPSQGSGAGTGGSVYTEDNDDDLYG from the exons ATGGCCTCCGGAGCTGA ttcaAAAGGTGATGATTTATCAACAGCCATCCTTAAACAGAAGAACCGTCCCAATCGGTTAATTGTTGATGAAGCCATCAATGAGGACAACAGTGTGGTATCCTTGTCCCAG CCCAAGATGGATGAGCTGCAGTTGTTCCGAGGTGACACAGTGTtgctgaaaggaaagaagaggcgGGAAGCTGTGTGCATTGTGCTTTCTGATGACACATGTTCTGATGAGAAGATTCGAATGAATAGAGTTGTTCGGAATAACCTTCGCGTACACCTGGGGGATGTCATCAG CATCCAGCCATGCCCTGATGTGAAGTACGGCAAACGTATCCATGTACTACCCATCGATGACACGGTGGAAGGCATCACTGGCAATCTCTTTGAGGTTTACCTTAAGCCGTACTTCCTGGAAGCTTATCGACCCATCCGGAAAG GAGACATTTTCCTTGTCCGGGGTGGAATGCGTGCCGTAGAGTTCAAAGTAGTGGAGACAGATCCCAGTCCTTACTGTATTGTTGCTCCAGACACAGTGATTCACTGTGAAGGGGAGCCTATCAAACGAGAG GATGAGGAAGAGTCTTTGAATGAAGTGGGCTATGATGACATTGGTGGCTGCCGGAAGCAGCTAGCTCAGATAAAGGAGATGGTGGAGCTGCCCCTGAGACATCCTGCTCTCTTTAAGGCAATTGGTGTGAAG CCTCCTCGGGGAATCCTGCTCTATGGACCTCCAGGGACTGGAAAGACCCTGATTGCTCGAGCTGTGGCGAATGAGACTGGCGCCTTCTTCTTTTTGATCAATG GTCCTGAGATCATGAGCAAGTTGGCTGGTGAGTCTGAGAGCAACCTTCGTAAAGCCTTTGAAGAGGCTGAGAAGAATGCTCCTGCTATTATTTTCATTGATGAGTTGGATGCCATTGCtcccaaaagagaaaaa ACCCATGGGGAGGTGGAGCGGCGTATCGTATCACAGTTGTTGACCCTCATGGATGGCCTAAAGCAGAGAGCCCATGTCATTGTTATGGCAGCAACCAATAGACCCAACAGCATTGACCCAGCCCTACGACGATTTG GTCGCTTTGACAGGGAGGTGGATATTGGAATCCCTGATGCTACAGGACGCTTGGAAATTCTTCAGATCCACACCAAGAACATGAAGCTGGCAGATGATGTGGACCTTGAGCAG GTAGCCAATGAAACTCATGGGCATGTGGGCGCTGACTTAGCAGCCCTGTGCTCGGAGGCTGCTCTGCAAGCCATCCGCAAGAAGATGGACCTCATTGACCTAGAGGACGAGACCATCGATGCTGAGGTCATGAACTCCCTGGCAGTTACTATGGATGACTTCCGA tGGGCCCTGAGCCAGAGCAACCCGTCAGCACTGCGGGAAACTGTGGTAGAGGTACCACAGGTGACCTGGGAGGACATTGGGGGCCTGGAGGATGTCAAACGTGAACTTCAGGAGCTGGTCCAG TATCCTGTGGAGCACCCAGACAAATTCCTCAAGTTTGGTATGACACCTTCCAAAGGAGTACTGTTCTATGGACCTCCTGGTTGTGGGAAAACCTTGCTGGCCAAAGCCATTGCTAATGAGTGCCAGGCCAACTTCATCTCCATCAAGGGTCCTGAGCTGCTCACCATGTGGTTTGGGGAGTCTGAGGCCAACGTCAGAGAAATCTTTGACAAG GCCCGCCAAGCTGCCCCCTGTGTACTGTTCTTTGATGAGCTGGATTCGATTGCCAAGGCCCGTGGTGGCAACATTGGAGATGGTGGTGGGGCTGCTGACCGAGTCATCAACCAGATCCTGACAGAAATGGATGGCATGTccacaaaaaaaaatgtgtttatcaTTGGCGCTACCAACCGGCCTGACATCATTGATCCTGCCATTCTGCGACCTGGCCGCCTTGATCAGCTCATCTACATCCCACTTCCTGATGAGAAGTCCCGTGTTGCCATTCTCAAGGCCAACCTGCGCAAGTCCCCAGTTGCCAAG GATGTGGATTTGGAGTTCCTGGCTAAGATGACTAATGGCTTCTCTGGAGCTGACTTGACAGAGATTTGCCAACGTGCTTGCAAGCTGGCCATCCGTGAATCGATCGAGAGTGAGATCAGGCGAGAACGGGAGAGGCAGACCAACCCATCAGCCATG GAGGTAGAAGAGGATGATCCAGTGCCTGAGATCCGCCGAGATCACTTTGAGGAAGCCATGCGCTTTGCTCGCCGTTCTGTCAGTGATAATGACATCAGGAAGTACGAGATGTTTGCTCAGACCCTTCAACAGAGTCGGGGCTTTGGCAGCTTCAG ATTCCCTTCAGGAAACCAAGGTGGAGCTGGCCCCAGTCAGGGCAGTGGTGCTGGCACAGGTGGCAGTGTGTACACGGAAGATAACGACGATGACCTGTATGGCTAA
- the VCP gene encoding transitional endoplasmic reticulum ATPase isoform X2 — protein sequence MDELQLFRGDTVLLKGKKRREAVCIVLSDDTCSDEKIRMNRVVRNNLRVHLGDVISIQPCPDVKYGKRIHVLPIDDTVEGITGNLFEVYLKPYFLEAYRPIRKGDIFLVRGGMRAVEFKVVETDPSPYCIVAPDTVIHCEGEPIKREDEEESLNEVGYDDIGGCRKQLAQIKEMVELPLRHPALFKAIGVKPPRGILLYGPPGTGKTLIARAVANETGAFFFLINGPEIMSKLAGESESNLRKAFEEAEKNAPAIIFIDELDAIAPKREKTHGEVERRIVSQLLTLMDGLKQRAHVIVMAATNRPNSIDPALRRFGRFDREVDIGIPDATGRLEILQIHTKNMKLADDVDLEQVANETHGHVGADLAALCSEAALQAIRKKMDLIDLEDETIDAEVMNSLAVTMDDFRWALSQSNPSALRETVVEVPQVTWEDIGGLEDVKRELQELVQYPVEHPDKFLKFGMTPSKGVLFYGPPGCGKTLLAKAIANECQANFISIKGPELLTMWFGESEANVREIFDKARQAAPCVLFFDELDSIAKARGGNIGDGGGAADRVINQILTEMDGMSTKKNVFIIGATNRPDIIDPAILRPGRLDQLIYIPLPDEKSRVAILKANLRKSPVAKDVDLEFLAKMTNGFSGADLTEICQRACKLAIRESIESEIRRERERQTNPSAMEVEEDDPVPEIRRDHFEEAMRFARRSVSDNDIRKYEMFAQTLQQSRGFGSFRFPSGNQGGAGPSQGSGAGTGGSVYTEDNDDDLYG from the exons ATGGATGAGCTGCAGTTGTTCCGAGGTGACACAGTGTtgctgaaaggaaagaagaggcgGGAAGCTGTGTGCATTGTGCTTTCTGATGACACATGTTCTGATGAGAAGATTCGAATGAATAGAGTTGTTCGGAATAACCTTCGCGTACACCTGGGGGATGTCATCAG CATCCAGCCATGCCCTGATGTGAAGTACGGCAAACGTATCCATGTACTACCCATCGATGACACGGTGGAAGGCATCACTGGCAATCTCTTTGAGGTTTACCTTAAGCCGTACTTCCTGGAAGCTTATCGACCCATCCGGAAAG GAGACATTTTCCTTGTCCGGGGTGGAATGCGTGCCGTAGAGTTCAAAGTAGTGGAGACAGATCCCAGTCCTTACTGTATTGTTGCTCCAGACACAGTGATTCACTGTGAAGGGGAGCCTATCAAACGAGAG GATGAGGAAGAGTCTTTGAATGAAGTGGGCTATGATGACATTGGTGGCTGCCGGAAGCAGCTAGCTCAGATAAAGGAGATGGTGGAGCTGCCCCTGAGACATCCTGCTCTCTTTAAGGCAATTGGTGTGAAG CCTCCTCGGGGAATCCTGCTCTATGGACCTCCAGGGACTGGAAAGACCCTGATTGCTCGAGCTGTGGCGAATGAGACTGGCGCCTTCTTCTTTTTGATCAATG GTCCTGAGATCATGAGCAAGTTGGCTGGTGAGTCTGAGAGCAACCTTCGTAAAGCCTTTGAAGAGGCTGAGAAGAATGCTCCTGCTATTATTTTCATTGATGAGTTGGATGCCATTGCtcccaaaagagaaaaa ACCCATGGGGAGGTGGAGCGGCGTATCGTATCACAGTTGTTGACCCTCATGGATGGCCTAAAGCAGAGAGCCCATGTCATTGTTATGGCAGCAACCAATAGACCCAACAGCATTGACCCAGCCCTACGACGATTTG GTCGCTTTGACAGGGAGGTGGATATTGGAATCCCTGATGCTACAGGACGCTTGGAAATTCTTCAGATCCACACCAAGAACATGAAGCTGGCAGATGATGTGGACCTTGAGCAG GTAGCCAATGAAACTCATGGGCATGTGGGCGCTGACTTAGCAGCCCTGTGCTCGGAGGCTGCTCTGCAAGCCATCCGCAAGAAGATGGACCTCATTGACCTAGAGGACGAGACCATCGATGCTGAGGTCATGAACTCCCTGGCAGTTACTATGGATGACTTCCGA tGGGCCCTGAGCCAGAGCAACCCGTCAGCACTGCGGGAAACTGTGGTAGAGGTACCACAGGTGACCTGGGAGGACATTGGGGGCCTGGAGGATGTCAAACGTGAACTTCAGGAGCTGGTCCAG TATCCTGTGGAGCACCCAGACAAATTCCTCAAGTTTGGTATGACACCTTCCAAAGGAGTACTGTTCTATGGACCTCCTGGTTGTGGGAAAACCTTGCTGGCCAAAGCCATTGCTAATGAGTGCCAGGCCAACTTCATCTCCATCAAGGGTCCTGAGCTGCTCACCATGTGGTTTGGGGAGTCTGAGGCCAACGTCAGAGAAATCTTTGACAAG GCCCGCCAAGCTGCCCCCTGTGTACTGTTCTTTGATGAGCTGGATTCGATTGCCAAGGCCCGTGGTGGCAACATTGGAGATGGTGGTGGGGCTGCTGACCGAGTCATCAACCAGATCCTGACAGAAATGGATGGCATGTccacaaaaaaaaatgtgtttatcaTTGGCGCTACCAACCGGCCTGACATCATTGATCCTGCCATTCTGCGACCTGGCCGCCTTGATCAGCTCATCTACATCCCACTTCCTGATGAGAAGTCCCGTGTTGCCATTCTCAAGGCCAACCTGCGCAAGTCCCCAGTTGCCAAG GATGTGGATTTGGAGTTCCTGGCTAAGATGACTAATGGCTTCTCTGGAGCTGACTTGACAGAGATTTGCCAACGTGCTTGCAAGCTGGCCATCCGTGAATCGATCGAGAGTGAGATCAGGCGAGAACGGGAGAGGCAGACCAACCCATCAGCCATG GAGGTAGAAGAGGATGATCCAGTGCCTGAGATCCGCCGAGATCACTTTGAGGAAGCCATGCGCTTTGCTCGCCGTTCTGTCAGTGATAATGACATCAGGAAGTACGAGATGTTTGCTCAGACCCTTCAACAGAGTCGGGGCTTTGGCAGCTTCAG ATTCCCTTCAGGAAACCAAGGTGGAGCTGGCCCCAGTCAGGGCAGTGGTGCTGGCACAGGTGGCAGTGTGTACACGGAAGATAACGACGATGACCTGTATGGCTAA
- the SPATA31G1 gene encoding uncharacterized protein C9orf131 homolog produces MAINTRWGLPLLYRVAFLDRLWKQKSGEEEEEEVSLDPLKPFLVLDSLRVSPTGVLFDSEATCGDIERRKNSWASELLACSLPQDPRGANPLGVQSDSEPTAGDMEQKETCCVPVSPLWGPSPCPNSMSKSHTSEPIGDQCNCKPEGETVEQRGNCCTTELPAPTPRSLSAPLPDPHIDLEFVWRNVQQRGIPQDPSLPAVDPLQPIPWPPTQAEALKIEPNQPGLPKGELFPGAKAETPSSQGEAVPKMPTHSGIQAWHWSKELELRLKKLQQSPASRSLGPSQSFGSSPALSSTTQATRRLSSCPPQQIHPLSLCPNSSSCHPPKPQSTVTQPIQVPHCYHSHSSIQPQLWKSGRAEQEPQKEQRMNVKMSSQGSCVHCPGLEEPSYPEVPASGKRQDKASALSSAKKRERPRKPKGDHGEGDAKLGSTTVTGKSHLAQARLAEVPVSRLLQRSQHRDQSSRHTAPSLQPHSKASGSQGQRGARLGAGDILAPRHCKHCPWAQKHLSSPTPQAPLTRGLQRMLAKFLGTHGPLPTKSSQQRKGW; encoded by the exons ATGGCCATTAACACCAGATGG GGCCTACCACTTCTGTACCGCGTGGCTTTCCTTGATCGCCTGTGGAAGCAGAAGtcaggggaggaagaagaagaggaggtatCTCTGGATCCACTGAAGCCAT TTCTTGTACTGGATTCCCTCAGAGTTAGCCCTACGGGGGTCCTGTTTGATTCTGAAGCTACATGTGGGGACATAGAAAGGAGAAAGAACTCCTGGGCCTCTGAGCTCCTGGCTTGCAGCTTACCCCAAGACCCACGTGGAGCCAACCCCTTGGGAGTCCAATCTGACTCTGAGCCTACTGCGGGGGACATGGAGCAGAAAGAAACCTGTTGTGTTCCTGTGTCCCCATTGTGGGGTCCCAGCCCATGCCCAAACTCTATGTCAAAGTCTCACACAAGTGAGCCTATTGGAGACCAATGCAACTGTAAACCTGAGGGGGAAACAGTGGAGCAGAGAGGGAACTGCTGCACCACTGAACTCCCAGCCCCAACCCCCAGGTCACTCTCTGCTCCTCTACCAGATCCACACATTGACCTTGAGTTTGTGTGGAGGAATGTGCAACAAAGAGGGATCCCCCAGGACCCCAGCCTTCCAGCAGTGGATCCCCTACAGCCAATACCCTGGCCTCCCACCCAAGCTGAAGCTCTGAAGATTGAGCCCAACCAGCCTGGCCTACCCAAGGGAGAGCTGTTCCCAGGGGCTAAGGCAGAGACTCCATCCTCCCAGGGTGAGGCTGTCCCAAAGATGCCCACCCACTCTGGGATCCAGGCCTGGCACTGGAGTAAAGAGTTGGAACTCAGGCTGAAGAAACTACAGCAGAGCCCTGCTTCCAGATCTCTTGGCCCAAGTCAATCATTTGGCAGCTCCCCTGCCCTGAGCTCCACAACTCAAGCCACCCGGAGACTCTCTTCTTGCCCACCACAGCAGATTCATCCCCTCAGTCTGTGCCCCAACTCTTCAAGCTGTCATCCCCCTAAACCTCAGAGCACAGTAACTCAGCCTATCCAGGTCCCCCACTGTTATCACTCCCACTCCTCTATCCAACCTCAGCTATGGAAGTCTGGCAGGGCAGAACAAGAGCCTCAGAAAGAGCAAAGAATGAATGTGAAGATGTCATCCCAGGGGTCATGTGTTCACTGCCCAGGCCTGGAAGAGCCCTCATACCCTGAGGTTCCAGCCTCAGGCAAGAGACAGGACAAGGCTTCAGCCCTATCTTCAGCCAAAAAGAGAGAGCGCCCCAGGAAACCCAAAGGAGACCACGGAGAAGGGGATGCAAAATTGGGCTCAACCACAGTTACAGGGAAAAGCCACCTAGCCCAGGCCAGACTAGCAGAGGTCCCTGTAAGCAGACTTTTGCAAAGATCTCAGCACAGGGACCAGAGCTCTCGACACACTgctccctccctgcagcctcacTCCAAGGCTTCAGGTTCCCAAGGTCAGAGAGGGGCAAGGCTGGGAGCTGGTGACATCCTAGCCCCTCGGCACTGTAAGCACTGCCCTTGGGCCCAGAAGCATCTTTCCTCCCCCACACCTCAGGCTCCCCTTACCAGGGGTCTCCAAAGGATGTTAGCCAAATTTCTGGGTACCCATGGACCCCTGCCCACCAAATCCAGTCAGCAGAGAAAAGGCTGGTAG